In Henningerozyma blattae CBS 6284 chromosome 7, complete genome, a single genomic region encodes these proteins:
- the TBLA0G03240 gene encoding C2H2-type zinc finger protein (ancestral locus Anc_3.298) gives MSYLDLIDINQFQAQNYPNLKEPSGLISDTNNKIVSSSNISSNNNSNSDLLADTNATTPLTENYFASFNYSSTNNTNSSYSLYNKSFFNSSLNSIPVTGSQSGTCLNGYTNIYNSNKFNETSNVANGSSPRYNHIKKVTPIVPPIKTNPTSAANPATDSTTTVNQESYASEKEVMSRYIPIIKPSTPFEVSLQTTVGQSQADSKVNKNTQPENNSNKPMVSSTSAINLDLDLEDLLTIIDEKETKDFSNDELPTKSFEKSVNFKSEKYSTIDNTEFDSSVISNNNNFKSGKISPLPPIIPTADSNSNYTTLPTPKGRKLPPLKFNNVRNFKLSNGSTLNLNSKKHSHLLHPSTRNPAHNNMILFDKIYSSSSPPPLKLSCMNSESKHHLHSQTIPNTSLYSASNCMYPNPKNFKYHCDICHKFFRRPSSLKTHMNIHTGVKPYLCPYNNCYKPFNAKSNMLRHFKLHYRLPNGIYVLPNGIVTWKTPTTKQMFAKPQPNLVNNCNIYTNCH, from the coding sequence aTGTCTTACTTGGATCTAATAGATATCAACCAATTCCAGGCTCAGAACTACCCTAACTTAAAGGAACCAAGTGGTCTGATAAGTGATACGAACAATAAGATTgtttcatcttcaaatattagCAGTAACAACAATTCAAATAGCGATTTACTAGCTGATACAAACGCTACCACACCTTTAActgaaaattattttgctTCCTTTAATTATAGTTCTACTAACAACACCAATTCATCTTATAGTCTTTACAACAAATCATTTTTCAACTCTTCATTGAATAGTATACCTGTTACTGGCTCACAATCAGGTACATGTTTGAATGGTTACACCAACATCTATAACTCAAATAAGTTTAACGAAACCTCAAATGTGGCAAATGGTTCGTCACCTCGTTACAATCATATAAAAAAGGTAACTCCTATTGTACCACCTATAAAGACTAACCCAACAAGTGCAGCAAATCCAGCTACAGATTCTACAACTACAGTGAATCAAGAATCTTATGCTTCTGAAAAAGAAGTCATGAGTAGATATATACCAATCATTAAGCCTTCAACTCCTTTTGAAGTATCTTTACAAACAACTGTTGGACAATCCCAAGCAGATAGTAAAGTTAACAAAAATACTCAACCAGAAAATAACTCAAATAAGCCTATGGTTTCAAGCACAAGTGCAATTAATTTGGATTTGGATTTGGAAGATTTGTTAACCATTATTGATGAAAAGGAAACAAAAGATTTCAGCAATGATGAATTACCCACCAAGTCTTTCGAAAAATCtgtcaattttaaatctgAAAAATATAGCACGATAGATAATACAGAGTTTGATTCAAGtgtaatttcaaataataataattttaaatctgGGAAAATATCTCCTTTACCACCAATAATACCAACCGCcgattcaaattcaaattatacCACATTGCCTACACCAAAAGGTAGAAAACTGCCGCCACTGAAGTTCAATAATGTTAGAAACttcaaattatcaaatggttcaacattaaatttaaattccaaAAAGCATTCCCATTTATTACATCCGAGCACAAGGAATCCAGCACATAACAATATGATTCTTTTTGATAAGATTTactcatcatcatcaccaccaccattaaaattatcatgTATGAACAGCGAGTCAAAACATCATCTACATTCTCAAACTATCCCAAATACTTCATTATACTCCGCTAGCAACTGTATGTACCCAAATcctaaaaattttaaatatcatTGTGATATTTGTCacaaattttttagaaGGCCATCGTCATTGAAGACTCATATGAATATTCATACTGGTGTTAAACCATACTTGTGTCcttataataattgttaCAAGCCTTTCAATGCTAAGTCAAACATGCTTAGACATTTTAAGTTGCATTACCGCTTACCTAATGGTATCTATGTACTACCTAACGGCATTGTAACATGGAAAACGCCAACCACTAAGCAAATGTTTGCTAAGCCTCAACCTAATTTGGTAAACAACTGTAATATTTATACCAACTGCCATTGA
- the SLM4 gene encoding Slm4p (similar to Saccharomyces cerevisiae SLM4 (YBR077C); ancestral locus Anc_3.300): protein MLHSENIHCVLEQSLSPVNLTTISFHAPPLQTAAILSKENGSILSFVNSSNSNDKYSNNTSGNNVQSLNNLKMIGLLIKDKWHQDEFQLSAANNNHHEVIPNNIEQSTNNISTHTNTLENSTSNILDNNNNKISINNNNLYEIKAAITSNFVRIYNYEVEEWHTCVSQIPSSDLLIVLIGSSSYPYGLLLLKMKEILRICEDLYGYKLG, encoded by the coding sequence ATGCTACATTCAGAGAATATACATTGTGTATTAGAACAATCGCTTTCCCCTGTCAACTTGACTACTATTTCATTCCACGCCCCTCCTTTACAGACTGCTgcaattttatcaaaagaaaacGGATCTATTCTATCGTTTGTTAATTCATCGAattctaatgataaatattccaataatACTTCTGGCAACAATGTccaatcattaaataatctaaaaatgataggattattaataaaggATAAATGGCACCAAGATGAGTTTCAACTTTCTGCTGCCAACAATAATCACCATGAAGTAattccaaataatatagaacaatctacaaataatattagtacACATACTAATACTCTAGAAAACAGTACATCTAATATTCTggataacaataacaataagaTAAGcataaacaataataacttgTATGAAATAAAGGCTGCAATAACTTCAAATTTTGTAAGAATATATAACTACGAGGTAGAAGAATGGCATACTTGTGTTTCTCAAATACCATCAAGTGATTTATTGATAGTTCTAATTGGTTCGAGTAGTTACCCTTACGGCCTACTACTGTTAAAAATGAAGGaaatattaagaatatGTGAGGATCTGTATGGCTACAAACTAGGTTAA
- the CDC34 gene encoding SCF E2 ubiquitin-protein ligase catalytic subunit CDC34 (similar to Saccharomyces cerevisiae CDC34 (YDR054C); ancestral locus Anc_3.301), with translation MNGHKSSAANLLLRQYRELTDPRKAIPSFHIELEDESNLFIWNIGVMVLNEDSIYHGGYFKSQMRFPEDFPFSPPQFRFTPAIYHPNVYRDGRLCISILHQSGDPTTDEPDAETWSPVQTVESVLISIVSLLEDPNISSPANVDAAVDYRKNPEQYKQRIKMEVERSKQDIPEGFIMPTYETAYLSNSNNNNNDQNGSRSTNSNNNGAIGDDNDITSNNNRNNTNNNNNNNNNRDIADNFWYDSDMDDDMGIVMGEGDDYIQFDEEEDEEDGDAQYDYDEEDSIEFEDDDQDDDESMDNDSVMDRKQPRKPAADDEDVEEIQEVEKLGKK, from the coding sequence atgaacgGTCATAAATCCAGTGCTGCAAATTTATTACTACGCCAATACCGAGAATTAACAGATCCTCGTAAGGCCATCCCATCCTTCCATattgaattagaagatgaaTCCAACCTATTCATTTGGAACATCGGTGTTATGGTACTAAACGAGGATTCTATCTATCATGGTGGTTACTTCAAATCACAAATGAGGTTCCCTGAAGATTTTCCATTTTCTCCTCCACAATTCCGTTTCACCCCAGCAATCTATCATCCAAACGTTTATCGTGATGGTAGATTATGTATCTCAATCCTACATCAGTCAGGTGATCCAACCACTGATGAGCCTGATGCTGAAACTTGGTCTCCTGTGCAAACCGTTGAAAgtgttttaatttcaatcGTTTCTTTATTGGAGGATCCAAACATTTCTTCACCAGCTAACGTTGATGCTGCTGTAGATTATAGAAAAAACCCTGAACAATATAAacaaagaattaaaatgGAGGTAGAAAGATCAAAACAAGATATCCCAGAAGGGTTTATAATGCCAACCTATGAAACTGCTTACCTATCAaacagtaataataataacaacgACCAAAACGGTTCTCGATCTACaaatagtaataacaaTGGCGCCATTGgagatgataatgatataaCTAGCAACAATAATcgtaataatacaaataataacaacaacaataataataatagggACATAGCAGATAACTTCTGGTATGATTCAGATATGGATGACGATATGGGAATAGTAATGGGTGAAGGTGATGATTATATACAgtttgatgaagaagaagatgaagaagatggtGATGCTCAATATGAttatgatgaagaagatagcattgaatttgaagatgaCGATCAAGACGACGACGAAAGTATGGATAATGATTCCGTAATGGATAGAAAGCAACCACGCAAACCAGCTGCTGATGACGAAGATGTAGAAGAAATTCAGgaagttgaaaaattaggaaagaaataa
- the TBLA0G03250 gene encoding protein serine/threonine kinase activating protein DBF4 (similar to Saccharomyces cerevisiae DBF4 (YDR052C); ancestral locus Anc_3.299), whose product MYPAMKIVNRSPLKETDANSKREKISLKQTNSVMSGITTISSTAATTSNATTSNNIYKNIPLLQNKKRSINASACGTTPVSKDLVSKKPKIERNRSIEGAIRINSNKNIPSTTTSTLNPGHASTTTTLHNSYSNTTQLTTTTNISTVTTTTNRSNTHSHSNSKKNETGASRVTPNELLEWQNNWKKIMKRESVIYFDTTEDVEISKNNKLKLEKRENLLRKGFLFLDARITEFFDTNVTIVVTKRSTEKLSLYSPNDILIRAKKNYMKVWDYKKAQRFLKNLDVDIEKMSSFQNETSLSNLLQNEKLYGPTDRDPKTRRDEIHYFKHSYIYMYDLWQFWAPIITLEWKHHELQIQDNNSNKKLPYPVLKYGTFGRCPFVGDVNCNELSQKRVFKRYHRDKLNRKYAFKLRKLYQYHASPSLNEIITNNKNDNNDPTNAQNYGCIIIPHDALDSTKLALEWQWRTNASNNTNNNNSNNNNNNNNNNNNNNNNNNNNHNLTPNNTINNNDGIQLNDESNSGIPIELQLNKQIVSQQSNSLSRIVPDYQKNNITSEKQVFERISPQDKMAPTLSAREISSLLKREETEDLQDDLCNNNENKSNLRNNFDIKASGVHQSNDIATSFGNGLGPTKASVTNKNLKTLTRMVVDRRLGVTKKPKPLKKTETIKEEDSLDDQNKGSGNTTISKDSTVSVATTVSNAPGINTTNTNGELIVIEDRSSNKEDENEESNNTSASNKNVAAGTTTANALPIDNNATTNLHNDTKIANNNTITEKRLPARANREPIVKNSGYCENCRVKYDDLDNHILGERHQSFANSDENFDLIDNLIKKLNNAQMSFEVDLTDISSSDDECSSTSQTVY is encoded by the coding sequence ATGTATCCAGCCATGAAGATTGTTAACCGTTCTCCCTTGAAAGAAACTGACGCTAATTCTAAAAGAGAGAAAATTTCTTTGAAACAAACTAATTCAGTTATGTCCGGTATAACAACAATATCATCTACTGCTGCTACTACATCTAATGCTACTACTTCCAATaacatatataaaaatatcccTTTACTACAGAATAAAAAGAGAAGTATTAATGCTTCTGCCTGTGGTACTACACCAGTCTCAAAGGACCTTGTTTCCAAGAAACCAAAAATCGAAAGAAATAGATCAATTGAAGGGgctattagaattaatagcaataaaaatataccGAGCACCACTACATCAACTTTAAACCCCGGGCATGCATCTACCACAACAACTCTCCATAATTCATATTCGAATACAACACAATTAACAACCACCACTAATATTTCTACCGTAACAACTACTACAAATCGTTCAAATACACACTCTCATAGTAACTCgaagaaaaatgaaacaGGTGCATCTAGAGTGACTccaaatgaattattagaatggcaaaataattggaagaaaattatgaaaagaGAATCTGTGATATATTTCGATACTACTGAAGATGTAGAAATTTCGAAGAATAATAAGTTAAAGCTagaaaaaagagaaaatttattaagaaagggatttttattcttagaTGCAAGAATTACTGAGTTTTTTGATACAAATGTCACAATAGTCGTTACCAAAAGAAGTACAGAGAAATTAAGTTTATACAGTCCAAATGATATTCTAATTAGagccaaaaaaaattacatgaAAGTTTGGGATTATAAGAAAGCTCAAagatttttgaaaaatttggatgtcgatatagaaaaaatgtCTTCTTTCCAAAATGAAACCtctttatcaaatttattacagAATGAGAAATTATACGGTCCAACTGATCGAGATCCTAAAACCCGTAGAGATGAAATCCATTATTTTAAACACAGTTACATATACATGTACGATTTATGGCAATTTTGGGCTCCAATAATTACTTTAGAATGGAAGCACCATGAACTTCAAATCCAAGACAACAATAGTAACAAAAAATTACCATATCCAGTATTAAAATATGGTACCTTTGGTAGATGTCCATTCGTTGGTGATGTAAATTGTAATGAATTATCACAAAAACgagtttttaaaagatatcaCAGAGACAAActaaatagaaaatatgcTTTTAAACTAAGAAAGTTATATCAATACCATGCATCTCCCTCATTAAATGAGATAATTACTAACAacaaaaatgataataacgACCCAACCAACGCACAAAATTATGGCTGCATAATCATTCCTCATGATGCACTAGATTCAACCAAACTGGCACTTGAATGGCAATGGAGAACTAATgcatcaaataatactaataataacaacagcaataataataataataataataataataataataataataataataataataataacaaccACAACTTAACACCCAACAATACTATCAACAATAATGATGGTATTCAACTTAATGATGAATCGAATTCTGGCATACCAATTGAACTACAATTGAATAAGCAAATAGTTTCACAACAATCTAACTCTTTATCAAGAATAGTCCCAGactatcaaaaaaataatattacatcAGAGAAGCaagtatttgaaagaatatCCCCTCAAGACAAAATGGCACCAACTTTATCTGCCAGAGAAATCTCATCACTTTTGAAAAGGGAAGAAACTGAAGATTTACAAGATGAtctttgtaataataatgaaaataagaGTAACTTGAGAAATAACTTTGACATTAAGGCAAGTGGGGTTCATCAATCAAATGATATTGCAACTTCGTTCGGTAACGGTTTAGGACCTACAAAGGCAAGTGttacaaataaaaacttAAAAACTTTAACAAGAATGGTTGTCGATAGAAGACTTGGTGTCACTAAAAAACCTAAACCATTGAAAAAAACTGAAACcattaaagaagaagattcCTTAGATGATCAAAATAAAGGCTCAGGAAATACCACGATTAGTAAAGACTCGACTGTTTCAGTTGCTACCACAGTTTCCAATGCTCCGGGTATTAATACAACTAATACTAATGGTGAATTAATTGTTATAGAAGACCGTAGTAGTAAcaaagaagatgaaaatgaagaaagtAACAATACTTCAGCATCCAACAAGAATGTTGCTGCTGGCACTACTACTGCAAATGCTTTACCTATAGATAATAATGCAACAACTAATTTGCACAATGACACCAAGAttgctaataataacacAATAACAGAAAAGAGACTACCTGCCAGAGCCAATAGAGAACCAATCGTTAAGAATTCTGGTTACTGTGAAAATTGTAGAGTTAAATATGATGATTTAGACAACCACATTCTAGGAGAGAGACATCAATCGTTTGCTAATAGCGATGAAAACTTTGATTTGATCGATAACTTGATTAAAAAACTTAATAACGCACAAATGTCCTTCGAAGTTGACTTAACCGATATTTCATCTTCCGACGATGAATGCTCTAGCACTTCTCAAACTGTTtactaa